Proteins from a genomic interval of Mesobacillus sp. S13:
- a CDS encoding shikimate kinase has protein sequence MKKETPKKIHIIGSVGSGKTTLAKELSSKLDMPYYELDNVVWIRNKSGDIRRTEQERKEYLNSIMQSESWIIEGVHNEDWVSNCFRSADLIIFLDTKYSIRTYRIIKRFLKQKLRLEKSNYKPTFEMFLKMFKWNRYFENVGKVNFFNKYAIHKGKIEIITNTNQIKKFLN, from the coding sequence TTGAAAAAGGAAACACCAAAAAAGATACATATTATAGGCTCTGTTGGTAGTGGTAAAACAACTTTGGCAAAAGAATTATCTTCAAAGTTAGATATGCCTTATTACGAATTAGATAATGTAGTTTGGATAAGGAATAAATCTGGAGATATAAGAAGAACCGAACAAGAAAGAAAAGAATATCTAAATAGTATAATGCAATCTGAAAGTTGGATAATTGAAGGCGTACATAATGAGGATTGGGTAAGTAATTGTTTTCGCAGTGCAGACTTAATTATTTTTTTAGATACCAAATATTCAATAAGAACATACCGAATAATAAAGAGGTTTCTGAAACAAAAACTTCGATTAGAAAAATCAAACTATAAACCAACATTTGAAATGTTTTTAAAAATGTTTAAATGGAACCGATACTTTGAAAATGTAGGTAAAGTGAATTTCTTTAATAAGTATGCTATACATAAAGGTAAGATAGAGATTATAACTAACACAAATCAAATTAAAAAATTTTTGAACTAA
- the hmpA gene encoding NO-inducible flavohemoprotein, which yields MLDQKTIEIIKSTVPVLEVHGEQITTVFYKTMFENHPELLNIFNHANQKQGRQQRALAGTVYAAAKYIDNLEAILPVVNQIAHKHRSLGILPEHYPIVGKHLLIAIKEVLGDAATDEIINAWAEAYGVIADAFISVEAEMYEAAANQSGGWDGFRPFILEKKVEESEVITSFYLKPVDRKAIASFKPGQYISIKLEIEGEKFTHIRQYSLSDAPGKDYYRISVKKEAGMETPDGKVSNYLHNTVEEGEVLQISAPAGDFFLDTEKDTPVVLLSGGVGLTPMVSMLNTVAELQPEKEVTFIHAAQNGKVHALKEEVASAAAKAKVNSVVFYDQPTEEDRDNNSFDVEGYVTKEWLKDNVDLEQADFYFCGPVSFMKAINTALKDLGVTEDRIHFEFFGPMASLEA from the coding sequence ATGCTAGATCAAAAAACGATTGAAATCATTAAATCCACAGTGCCGGTTCTTGAAGTTCACGGAGAACAAATCACGACAGTATTCTATAAAACAATGTTTGAAAATCATCCAGAGCTGTTGAATATTTTTAACCATGCGAACCAAAAGCAGGGCCGACAACAAAGAGCGCTAGCTGGAACTGTCTATGCAGCTGCTAAATATATCGATAATCTGGAAGCAATCCTTCCGGTTGTAAACCAAATCGCTCATAAGCACCGCAGCCTCGGCATCCTTCCTGAGCACTACCCAATCGTTGGAAAGCACCTGCTGATTGCGATCAAAGAAGTTCTTGGTGATGCGGCAACAGATGAGATCATCAATGCTTGGGCAGAGGCATATGGAGTGATTGCCGACGCGTTCATTTCTGTAGAAGCCGAAATGTATGAGGCAGCTGCTAACCAAAGCGGCGGCTGGGATGGATTCCGTCCATTTATTTTGGAGAAAAAGGTGGAGGAAAGTGAAGTCATCACTTCTTTTTACCTGAAGCCTGTGGATAGAAAGGCAATTGCTTCATTCAAGCCAGGTCAGTATATCAGCATCAAGCTTGAAATCGAAGGGGAAAAATTCACGCATATCCGCCAGTACAGCCTGTCAGATGCTCCTGGAAAAGATTATTACCGTATCAGTGTTAAAAAGGAAGCTGGCATGGAAACTCCGGATGGAAAGGTATCCAATTACCTTCACAATACTGTGGAGGAAGGTGAAGTTCTCCAAATCAGTGCACCTGCAGGTGATTTCTTCCTTGATACAGAAAAAGATACTCCGGTTGTCCTGCTTAGCGGCGGAGTTGGCCTGACTCCAATGGTCAGCATGCTGAACACAGTAGCGGAACTGCAGCCGGAAAAAGAAGTTACCTTCATCCATGCAGCGCAGAACGGCAAAGTCCATGCACTTAAAGAGGAAGTCGCATCAGCTGCTGCAAAAGCAAAGGTAAACTCAGTTGTATTCTACGATCAGCCAACTGAAGAAGACAGAGATAACAACAGCTTTGACGTTGAGGGCTATGTAACAAAAGAATGGCTAAAAGATAACGTGGATCTTGAACAAGCAGACTTCTACTTCTGCGGACCAGTTTCCTTCATGAAAGCAATCAACACGGCCTTAAAAGACCTGGGCGTCACAGAAGATAGAATTCACTTCGAATTCTTTGGGCCAATGGCAAGTCTTGAGGCGTAA
- the menC gene encoding o-succinylbenzoate synthase, translating to MDIKAVTLSIIKMPLKQPFTTHLGSVKEREAVIVEVEDRNGFIGYGEGVAFSSPWYTEETVQTSYHMIRDFLIPLLKEKGINHPDQAFDLFSSVRRNLMAKAGLETALWDLQAKKEGIPLSKLIGGTMEAIPAGVVVGNPNLPEALEQIEGYLEQGFKRVKVKISPEDDHHYISGIRKQFPDLPLMADANSAYSLEDVDRLKALDEFGLLMIEQPLGFDDIVDHATLQGRIETPICLDESIVTFDDARKAVELGSCGVINIKIGRVGGLGEAKRIHDYCVSKGIPVWAGGMIEFGISRAHNIALASLPGFTIPGDISGSDRYWEQDIIEPEIKVENGMIKLPEKPGIGFELNRKRLKEVTIFEERFEF from the coding sequence TATTAAAATGCCATTGAAGCAGCCTTTCACCACCCATTTGGGTTCAGTTAAGGAGAGAGAAGCTGTTATCGTTGAGGTTGAAGACCGTAATGGTTTTATCGGTTATGGGGAAGGTGTGGCTTTTTCATCTCCATGGTATACAGAGGAAACCGTCCAAACTTCTTATCATATGATTAGAGACTTTCTCATTCCCCTTTTAAAAGAGAAGGGAATCAACCACCCTGACCAAGCTTTCGACCTGTTCAGTTCCGTGCGTCGAAACCTTATGGCGAAGGCAGGGCTGGAAACAGCACTTTGGGATTTACAGGCGAAGAAAGAGGGCATCCCGTTATCCAAGCTAATTGGCGGAACGATGGAAGCCATCCCAGCCGGAGTCGTTGTAGGTAATCCGAATTTGCCTGAGGCGTTGGAACAAATCGAAGGCTATCTTGAGCAGGGTTTCAAGCGTGTTAAGGTAAAAATCAGTCCGGAAGATGATCATCACTATATATCAGGAATTCGTAAACAATTTCCTGATCTACCGTTGATGGCGGATGCCAACTCGGCCTATTCCTTGGAAGATGTTGACCGCTTAAAGGCACTGGATGAGTTTGGTTTGCTGATGATCGAGCAGCCGCTTGGTTTTGATGACATTGTTGACCATGCTACGCTTCAGGGCAGGATCGAGACACCAATTTGCCTGGATGAAAGCATCGTTACTTTTGATGACGCAAGGAAAGCAGTCGAGTTAGGCAGCTGTGGGGTCATCAATATTAAAATTGGCCGTGTCGGCGGACTTGGAGAAGCAAAACGGATCCATGACTATTGTGTTTCGAAAGGGATTCCAGTCTGGGCAGGCGGGATGATTGAGTTTGGCATCTCCAGAGCGCACAATATCGCTCTCGCATCGCTTCCGGGATTCACAATTCCAGGCGATATATCCGGCTCAGACCGCTATTGGGAGCAAGACATCATCGAGCCTGAAATCAAAGTCGAAAACGGAATGATCAAATTGCCAGAGAAACCAGGTATCGGCTTTGAACTGAACAGGAAGCGGTTGAAGGAAGTTACTATTTTTGAAGAACGTTTTGAATTTTAG